The sequence CCGTGGGGGAGGGGCGCGTGCATGTGCTTGCGGAAGTCGATGCAGAGGGTGAGGTCGGCGAGGCCGAGAGGGGCGTCCGGCTCCGGGGTGGAGGCGCGGGCTATGCGGGTCCAGAAGAGGGCGGCGAGGGCGTCAAACGGGGAGGAGTCGAGCGGAAGGCCGGCGTCGGTGAGGCAGGACTTGACGGCGGCGTCGGAGAAGACGAAGGTAGCGGAGGACATCCTCCCCTTCGTGTGAGTGGCGGGTGTGGAGGAGGACTTCAAGGAGAGGAGGGGAGAGGAGGGATTGGGTTGGGGGCGGGGAAAGAAGGCCGGGGCGTGGAGGAAGGGCGGGTAGACGACGCAGGCCCGGCGGTGGGCGTCGGACCACGCGCGGACGAGGAGGATGGCGCACGTGGGGTCGGCATGCATGTGGGGGCAGCTCAATCCGATGGCGATCGCCTTGTCCTCGAACTCCGTGATCTACAAATTAGGCCATCGTCATCGGatcacatgtatgtatatatgtacaccaCAGAAAGTATATTTAGCATATATTTCTGACTATATGTATCTGCTACATTAGGGTTTGTGTGGGCATATAATAACtatgagagagagtgagagagagagagagagtggtggTGCACCTGCACGTAGAAAGGGGACCAAATGAAGGGATCGGCGTCCATGGGCTCCCAGTACGCCAACTCCATCTCCTCCTCGTCGTCGGCCGACCGGAGCCACTCGTCGAGGGTGACACTCGCCCGAGCCTCCGCCAGTCGCACCCCGGCGTCGTTGCACTTGACCACCCAGCCGCCGTGGccgccgccctcctcctcctcctcccgcgcGAGCCGCCCCGTCACGGCCGGATACTGCGACAGCACCTCCGAGAGCGACTCCTTGAGCTTGAACTTGTCCATGGTGGGCCCGGGGCGGTAGTAGAAGACCAGGCGCAGCGTGTGCCGCCCCATCGCGTGGTCCAGCGCCGACAGCGGGTACGTCTTCCCCTGCCGTACCGGTGTCATCGACACCACCGTCGTCTTTGCGCACACCGTCACCCTCCGCCCGCCGGCCGTCATCCTCGACACCAACTCTGACCTAAGGGAGCGGGCAAGTGGGAGGTGTGGCTATGCACGAGGAATGAAGAGAACAAAACAGGGAAGAGCTTTAAAGAGGAGCGGAAGGGGGACGGCCTGCGCAGGGGGGCGGTGGGGCCGGACGGGCATTTAGTTGGGAGGATGGGAGTTGGGTGTGGTGAGGTCGAGCGCATTAAGTGCGACTATTAAAGAGTGACGCGTACGGGGGACAGGCATCGCATCGTTCGATGCGGACACGTTGCAGAAAGGACGGTCGGCATTGGCTGATGCACCATTCAATTGTAGTTCAAGTGAGAGAGTAGCAAATAATGCCCAATAATTATAGTATATTTTGATTAAAGTTTTTAGGGCGATTTCCCGTTTAAAAAAATCTccttttattcatttatttattttttcttcccaaaggtgttccttttttttttttcttatgtggCAAATAATATCCAAAATTTTTATCACCAATCCAATGATATTCTATTACCGTTTCtcaatcatcataataaaaatattataaaatattataaatgatacaaatggacttGTAATTTCAATCaaatcaattttaaaattaaatttttgacATAATTGTTGGTGAACAGATGtgccgtggctggtgagtcagcacgacTAGGTTTACGAGTCGATGTTGGGAGTTCTCTGTCGGTTGAGCTGGATGTCAAGGTAGGTCGGGCCTTCACGATAGGGTGTTGGTCAACATTTCTTGGTTCGAGCGTCGTCTGCGTCGAGCTGCGTCTCTTCGTTCCCGGGATAGGTGACAGCTTGCCCTTGTTCGTCGGATGGTGATTTCCAAGTCGAGGCcccctccgatgagcaagtcagtTGTGGGCAGTATTATTTTTTCCTCCTCCTAGGTCAGATGCCGGCCAGAGATTTTATACTACTGTATGAGGGTCGGTCGTACACGGGTTGGCGTGGCGAACGTGCCAAACAGTgtcttggtacggattctgacttatcATGTGTTAAGGGCGGCACCATCCTAGGATTCCTAGGACGAGATGTTATGAGCAGCaccttggtacggattctgacctTGTACGAATTCTGCCATAATATGTGACATGTCTTGGATCCAAAATATgtcttattaataataataattgatgaaTAATGAGaaccaaaaaatataaaatataatattatttgtcGATAATGTTATTAAAATACTATGTAAATaagtcaaataaaaaaattattttattttaaaatt comes from Musa acuminata AAA Group cultivar baxijiao chromosome BXJ3-3, Cavendish_Baxijiao_AAA, whole genome shotgun sequence and encodes:
- the LOC135632644 gene encoding protein ECERIFERUM 26-like, translating into MTAGGRRVTVCAKTTVVSMTPVRQGKTYPLSALDHAMGRHTLRLVFYYRPGPTMDKFKLKESLSEVLSQYPAVTGRLAREEEEEGGGHGGWVVKCNDAGVRLAEARASVTLDEWLRSADDEEEMELAYWEPMDADPFIWSPFYVQITEFEDKAIAIGLSCPHMHADPTCAILLVRAWSDAHRRACVVYPPFLHAPAFFPRPQPNPSSPLLSLKSSSTPATHTKGRMSSATFVFSDAAVKSCLTDAGLPLDSSPFDALAALFWTRIARASTPEPDAPLGLADLTLCIDFRKHMHAPLPHGFYGNAFHFYRTRADLGAGLEHVAAELRRHAAAIREEDFWEAVEWVHERRPGRREADPPFQMYGPELTCMQMDHQPFAYGAAFEKDGGRPAHVTCRVRGVEGAGLVLVMTAAEEGAARQVVVTLPEEVADRICQDDAIMKYVPVVMFAASAISRS